One stretch of Armigeres subalbatus isolate Guangzhou_Male chromosome 2, GZ_Asu_2, whole genome shotgun sequence DNA includes these proteins:
- the LOC134211268 gene encoding adult-specific cuticular protein ACP-20-like produces MLKIVLIACVAVVAVSAQYFGGESYGLGDEGGYGGGEDEHKDYYAHPKYKFEYGVQDHKTGDHKSHWEIRDGDVVKGQYSLHEPDGTERVVEYKSDKHSGFEAHVKRVGHGQHPQLYIGALHEEDGHGDYEQDHSFSYNNQHHL; encoded by the exons ATGCTAAAA ATTGTTCTAATCGCCTGCGTGGCCGTGGTAGCCGTTTCTGCTCAGTACTTCGGTGGGGAATCATACGGTCTGGGCGACGAAGGTGGATACGGTGGTGGCGAAGATGAGCACAAGGATTACTACGCCCATCCCAAGTACAAGTTCGAGTACGGAGTGCAAGATCACAAAACCGGAGACCACAAGAGCCACTGGGAAATCCGTGACGGAGATGTGGTCAAGGGTCAGTACTCGCTCCATGAACCCGATGGCACGGAACGTGTGGTCGAATACAAATCCGACAAGCACTCAGGATTCGAAGCTCACGTCAAGCGTGTAGGTCACGGCCAGCATCCTCAGCTGTATATCGGAGCACTGCACGAGGAGGACGGCCACGGCGATTATGAGCAAGATCATTCCTTTAGCTACAACAACCAACATCACCTGTGA